Proteins encoded within one genomic window of Ammonifex degensii KC4:
- a CDS encoding LysM peptidoglycan-binding domain-containing protein, whose translation MRFFSRLLVGLGLLLFSALPAWAAYYTVKPGDSLYKISRQFGTTVEAIQYTNNLWTTLIYPGQVLYVPEEAFTLYTVRPGDTLYLIGKRFGVPYQEIMTYNHLSSTLIYPGQVLRIPQRSPSVAVSRGGVSRSDLDLLARLITAEADGEPYIAKVAVGAVVLNRVKKPGFPKTIPGVIYQVVDGHYQFEPVLNGWINRPASPEAYQAALDALSGWDPTNGATYFYARWANNAYLRSLPVACVLGNLVFCYGEP comes from the coding sequence ATGCGCTTTTTCTCGCGTCTTTTGGTTGGATTGGGGCTTTTGCTCTTTAGCGCCCTGCCTGCCTGGGCTGCCTACTACACCGTCAAGCCCGGCGATTCCCTTTATAAAATAAGCCGCCAGTTTGGCACCACGGTGGAAGCCATCCAGTACACCAACAACCTGTGGACCACTCTCATCTACCCTGGCCAGGTACTCTACGTTCCCGAGGAAGCCTTCACCCTCTATACCGTGCGCCCCGGCGACACACTTTACCTCATCGGTAAGCGCTTCGGTGTTCCCTACCAGGAGATCATGACTTACAACCATCTGAGCTCCACCCTCATCTATCCGGGACAGGTTCTGCGCATTCCCCAAAGAAGCCCGTCGGTAGCCGTCTCCCGGGGAGGAGTCAGCCGCTCGGACCTCGATCTGCTGGCGCGGCTTATCACCGCCGAGGCCGACGGCGAGCCCTACATAGCCAAGGTGGCGGTGGGGGCAGTGGTACTCAACCGGGTAAAAAAGCCCGGCTTCCCCAAGACCATTCCGGGAGTGATCTACCAGGTGGTGGACGGGCATTACCAATTTGAGCCGGTGCTCAACGGCTGGATCAACCGCCCGGCCTCGCCGGAGGCCTACCAGGCGGCGCTTGACGCCCTCTCCGGCTGGGACCCCACCAACGGAGCCACCTACTTCTACGCCCGGTGGGCTAACAACGCCTACCTTCGTTCCCTTCCCGTGGCTTGCGTGCTGGGCAACCTGGTCTTTTGCTACGGGGAACCCTAA
- a CDS encoding ferredoxin, which translates to MPRIPYIETSECMACGTCEVLVPEVFRLDPDKGYAEVINPHGAPEDKIQEAIDSCPAECIHWVEE; encoded by the coding sequence ATGCCCCGTATTCCTTACATCGAGACCTCCGAGTGCATGGCCTGCGGGACTTGTGAGGTTCTGGTGCCCGAAGTTTTCCGCCTGGACCCCGATAAGGGGTACGCGGAGGTCATAAATCCTCACGGAGCTCCCGAGGACAAGATTCAGGAGGCCATCGATTCCTGCCCGGCGGAGTGCATCCACTGGGTAGAAGAGTAA
- a CDS encoding putative bifunctional diguanylate cyclase/phosphodiesterase produces MRQLPAGRVALVYLLLASLWVFLSDRWLAFSFPPPFNYHLSLVKGLGFVGLTALFLYLGLRRFRSLQARAEERIEHLNRMYALLAETNHALIRLQSPQPLLAAICRAAVEEGLFATAWAVLKGPGGSWELVAREGKEVPAFVPSFLTPPYQVINDLLSYKGEFPSKDLFLAQGIRTIAFLPLTANKDISGLLAFGAEKPGVFGKEELELMAQIAADISFGLEVLAHREQCLQVQEKLHHLVHHDPLTGLPHRFYLEDHLKQAVLKARRGISSALLVIDIDNFQLVNDNWGYKAGDRLLQAFARFLQENIREEDIIARVAGDKFMVLMEDVFEEEACKLAEELRRRVEEGSFELDGQRCRITVSAGISMVKGDEAAETVMSQADLALRRAKEEGRNRVVLFRPEEELLARLKGEQEVLNLLKEALATGRGLLLFLQPVVRLSDLQVVHYEALLRLRECNMDRYCSPAQFIPLAERFGLMPRLDRWVIEAALDILRAHPKLKLFVNLSGLSVGDDSLLEYLQAKLKEKEVDPSRLGFEVTETAAIRNLLRAERWLGRLKQLGCELALDDFGSGFSTFSYLRSLPVNYLKIDLSFIRGLTSDRMHRALVEAMNTVAHTLGKLTVAEGIENEETLRILQELGTDFGQGYYFGRPEPVEAIIARQPELAGGPDLPAAP; encoded by the coding sequence ATGCGGCAGCTGCCGGCAGGGAGAGTGGCGTTAGTTTATCTTCTGCTTGCTTCTTTGTGGGTTTTCCTTTCGGATCGCTGGCTAGCTTTTTCCTTCCCTCCACCTTTCAACTACCACCTCAGTCTGGTTAAAGGGCTGGGTTTTGTGGGCTTGACCGCTCTCTTCCTGTACCTAGGGCTGAGGCGCTTCCGTTCCCTGCAGGCGCGGGCGGAGGAGAGGATCGAGCATCTCAACCGTATGTACGCCCTCTTGGCGGAAACCAACCATGCCTTGATCCGCCTGCAAAGTCCCCAGCCGCTTCTGGCGGCAATTTGCCGGGCGGCGGTAGAAGAGGGCCTTTTCGCTACGGCCTGGGCCGTGCTTAAGGGTCCCGGCGGTTCCTGGGAACTGGTGGCTCGGGAGGGAAAGGAGGTTCCCGCCTTTGTGCCCAGCTTTTTAACCCCGCCTTACCAGGTGATTAACGATCTGCTCTCCTACAAAGGGGAATTTCCCTCCAAAGACCTTTTCCTGGCCCAAGGGATAAGAACAATAGCCTTTCTACCTCTCACGGCCAACAAGGATATCTCGGGCCTGTTGGCCTTCGGCGCGGAGAAGCCCGGAGTTTTTGGCAAAGAAGAGCTAGAGCTTATGGCACAAATAGCGGCCGATATTTCTTTTGGTTTGGAGGTTTTGGCCCACCGGGAGCAGTGCCTGCAGGTACAAGAGAAACTTCACCATTTGGTGCACCATGATCCTCTCACCGGCCTGCCGCATCGCTTCTACCTGGAAGACCATCTGAAGCAGGCGGTATTGAAAGCGCGGCGGGGAATTTCTAGTGCCCTGCTGGTAATAGACATAGATAACTTCCAATTAGTCAACGATAACTGGGGGTATAAGGCAGGAGACAGGCTTTTGCAAGCCTTTGCCCGTTTTTTGCAGGAAAACATCCGGGAGGAAGACATCATAGCCCGGGTGGCCGGCGATAAGTTCATGGTGCTAATGGAAGACGTTTTTGAGGAGGAGGCTTGTAAGTTAGCGGAGGAACTCCGCCGGCGGGTAGAGGAAGGTTCTTTTGAGCTGGATGGGCAGCGTTGCCGCATAACGGTCAGCGCAGGTATCAGCATGGTCAAGGGGGACGAGGCGGCAGAAACAGTAATGAGCCAGGCCGACCTGGCTTTACGGCGGGCTAAGGAAGAGGGGCGCAACCGGGTGGTGCTCTTCCGGCCGGAGGAAGAGCTGCTGGCCAGGCTTAAAGGAGAGCAGGAAGTGCTAAATTTGCTCAAAGAGGCCCTGGCCACCGGCCGGGGGCTGTTGCTCTTCTTGCAGCCAGTGGTGAGACTTTCGGACCTACAGGTGGTCCATTATGAGGCTTTGCTACGGCTGCGCGAGTGCAATATGGACAGGTATTGTTCTCCGGCGCAGTTTATTCCCCTGGCGGAGCGCTTCGGCCTCATGCCCCGTCTTGACCGCTGGGTGATAGAAGCGGCTTTAGATATTCTGAGAGCTCATCCAAAGCTTAAGCTTTTCGTAAACCTCTCGGGCCTGAGCGTGGGGGACGATTCCCTTCTTGAGTACCTGCAGGCGAAACTCAAGGAAAAAGAGGTGGACCCCTCGCGCCTGGGATTTGAGGTGACTGAGACGGCAGCCATAAGGAATCTCTTGCGGGCGGAGAGGTGGCTCGGCAGGCTAAAGCAGCTAGGATGCGAGTTGGCTTTGGACGACTTCGGCAGCGGTTTTTCCACCTTCAGCTACCTGCGTAGTTTGCCGGTGAATTACTTGAAGATAGACCTCTCTTTCATCCGCGGGCTTACTTCCGACCGGATGCACCGAGCACTGGTGGAGGCCATGAACACGGTGGCCCACACTTTAGGTAAACTCACCGTAGCAGAGGGAATAGAGAACGAAGAAACGCTGAGGATACTCCAGGAACTGGGGACCGATTTCGGCCAAGGGTACTATTTCGGCCGTCCGGAGCCGGTAGAGGCGATCATTGCCCGGCAACCTGAACTCGCAGGCGGGCCAGATCTTCCGGCCGCCCCCTAA
- the hflX gene encoding GTPase HflX, whose translation MEKGVICYLAQEEEEEEIEYDLQELKELLRNVDIETVATVVQRRLPDPHYLLGPGKITEVKELVEREKIQAVVFNRELSPRQVQALEDFFGPEVAVWDRTQVILEIFRRRAQSREGKIQVELARLTYLYPRLYGLGGTLSRLGGGVGTRGPGETKLEVLRRALRRRITELRRELEEVRASRDLLRRHRQRSGIPVVSLVGYTNAGKSTLLNALAGEGKEVLAEDRLFATLDPVSRRVILPSGRVFLLTDTVGFIKDLPPKLKEAFKATLEELETADLLLHVIDLTSPYLDEQQRAVESLLEELGLAEKPILKVYNKVDRYTGILPADGVVISALKKINLDQLLHQIEARLFPEEEMELFLPFTSLGKLEKWRERVRVVAEEYGSEGVKVTVRGRPEDLARLRVQVAGQ comes from the coding sequence ATGGAAAAAGGTGTGATCTGCTACCTGGCCCAGGAAGAAGAGGAAGAAGAAATTGAATACGATCTCCAGGAGCTAAAGGAGCTCTTGCGCAACGTGGACATCGAAACAGTGGCCACGGTGGTGCAGCGCCGCCTGCCCGATCCCCACTACCTTTTGGGCCCGGGCAAGATCACCGAGGTCAAAGAGTTGGTAGAGAGGGAAAAGATCCAGGCGGTGGTCTTCAACCGGGAGCTCTCCCCGCGCCAGGTGCAGGCGCTGGAGGACTTTTTCGGCCCGGAAGTGGCCGTTTGGGACCGTACCCAGGTCATCCTGGAAATCTTTCGCCGCCGGGCCCAGTCGCGAGAGGGGAAAATCCAGGTGGAGCTGGCCCGACTCACCTACCTTTACCCCCGCCTCTACGGTCTGGGAGGCACCCTCTCGCGCCTAGGAGGCGGAGTGGGTACCCGGGGTCCAGGGGAAACCAAGTTGGAGGTATTGCGCCGGGCCTTGCGAAGGCGCATAACGGAGCTGCGTCGCGAGCTAGAAGAGGTGCGCGCCAGCCGGGACCTGCTACGCCGCCACCGCCAGCGAAGTGGCATACCGGTGGTGTCTCTGGTAGGTTACACCAACGCTGGAAAATCTACCTTACTCAACGCTCTTGCAGGCGAAGGAAAAGAAGTACTGGCCGAGGACCGACTCTTCGCTACCCTGGATCCGGTGAGCCGGCGCGTAATCCTCCCCTCCGGCAGGGTCTTTCTGCTCACCGACACCGTTGGGTTCATAAAAGACCTGCCCCCCAAATTGAAGGAAGCCTTTAAAGCTACCTTAGAGGAGCTGGAAACGGCCGACCTTTTGCTGCATGTCATCGATCTCACCAGTCCTTACCTGGACGAGCAGCAACGGGCAGTGGAAAGCCTTCTGGAAGAACTAGGACTGGCGGAGAAACCCATTCTCAAGGTCTACAACAAAGTGGATCGCTACACCGGTATTCTACCGGCCGACGGAGTTGTCATTTCAGCCTTAAAGAAAATCAACCTTGACCAACTGCTTCACCAGATAGAAGCCCGCCTCTTCCCGGAAGAAGAAATGGAGCTCTTCCTCCCCTTCACCTCCCTGGGGAAGCTGGAGAAGTGGCGGGAACGCGTGCGGGTAGTGGCCGAAGAGTACGGAAGTGAGGGAGTCAAAGTAACCGTTAGGGGGCGGCCGGAAGATCTGGCCCGCCTGCGAGTTCAGGTTGCCGGGCAATGA
- the rapZ gene encoding RNase adapter RapZ, translating into MTWPRLVIITGLSGAGKTQALRCLEDLGFFCVDNLPPTLIPTFTELCARAAVPIKKIALVVDVRGGELFEKVFEVLSRFDREAIPYEIVFLEASDEVLVRRFKETRRPHPLGGDLLSAIREERKRLEELRGRAHKIIDTSNLSVSQLKEQLANLFGDVEALRRFRITLMSFGYKYGIPLDADLLMDVRFLPNPHYVPRLKNLTGEDPEVKEYVFASPVTGEFIARFTSLVEFLIPLYIKEGKAMLTIAVGCTGGKHRSVVIVNRLAEILRSKDYQVTVRHRDVNRDSA; encoded by the coding sequence GTGACCTGGCCGCGTCTAGTAATCATAACTGGTCTTTCGGGTGCGGGTAAGACCCAGGCCCTGCGTTGTCTGGAGGACCTGGGCTTCTTCTGCGTCGATAACCTTCCCCCTACCCTCATCCCCACATTTACCGAGCTTTGTGCCCGGGCGGCGGTGCCCATAAAAAAGATAGCTCTGGTGGTGGATGTGCGTGGGGGGGAGCTCTTTGAGAAGGTTTTTGAGGTCCTCTCCCGCTTTGACCGGGAGGCCATACCTTATGAAATAGTTTTCCTGGAGGCTTCGGACGAGGTACTGGTGCGCCGCTTCAAGGAAACGCGGCGTCCTCATCCTTTAGGAGGGGATCTTTTAAGTGCCATAAGAGAAGAGAGAAAGAGGCTTGAGGAGCTGCGGGGGCGGGCGCACAAGATAATCGATACTTCTAATTTATCGGTAAGCCAGCTAAAGGAGCAGCTGGCCAATCTCTTCGGCGACGTGGAGGCTTTAAGGCGCTTCCGGATAACGCTTATGTCTTTCGGTTACAAGTACGGCATCCCGCTGGACGCCGACCTCCTGATGGACGTTCGCTTCCTTCCTAACCCCCATTACGTGCCCCGTCTCAAGAACCTGACCGGGGAGGATCCGGAGGTAAAGGAGTATGTCTTTGCCTCGCCGGTCACGGGGGAGTTCATTGCCCGGTTCACCAGCCTGGTGGAGTTTCTAATTCCGCTTTATATTAAAGAGGGCAAGGCCATGCTCACCATCGCGGTGGGCTGCACCGGGGGCAAGCACCGTTCGGTGGTAATAGTCAACCGCCTGGCCGAGATCCTCCGGAGCAAGGACTACCAAGTGACAGTGCGCCACCGGGACGTAAACCGCGATTCGGCCTGA